One Bacillus amyloliquefaciens DSM 7 = ATCC 23350 DNA window includes the following coding sequences:
- the dnaG gene encoding DNA primase, whose protein sequence is MGNRIPDEVVNQVQQSADIVEVIGDYVQLKKQGRNYFGLCPFHGENTPSFSVSSDKQIFHCFGCGAGGNVFSFLRQMEGYSFTEAVSHLADKYQIDFPDDITIHSASRPESSGEHKMAEAHELLKKFYHHLLMNTKEGQEALDYLLSRGFTKELIDEFEIGYALDSWDFMTKFLKKRGFEEEQMEKAGLLIRREDGSGYFDRFRNRIMFPIHDHHGAVAAFSGRALGSQQPKYMNSPETPLFHKSKLLYNFHKARLPIRKEERAVLFEGFADVISAVSSGVKESIATMGTSLTEEHVKILRRNVQEVILCYDSDKAGYEATLKAAGLLQKADCKVRVCMMPDGLDPDDYIRTRGGEKFKTDIIDASVTVMAFKMQYFRKGKNLSDEGDRLAYMKEVLKEISALSGSLEQEMYVKQLASEFSLSVESLTEQLSIYARQNAPGDKNAEPQTRRARVTTKAKRRRLRPAYENAERLLLAHMLRDRNVIKKVIERVGFEFNIDGHRALAAYLYAVYEEGAEMTPQHLMARMQDEEISQLLSDIGMLQVNEELSEAELSDYVKKVLDHRKWSMIKEKEAERADAERQKDFVKAASLAQEIVALNRSLK, encoded by the coding sequence ATGGGAAACCGCATACCAGATGAAGTAGTTAATCAGGTGCAGCAGTCAGCAGACATTGTTGAAGTCATAGGTGATTATGTCCAATTGAAAAAGCAAGGCCGCAACTACTTTGGGCTCTGCCCGTTTCACGGTGAAAACACGCCCTCGTTTTCCGTCTCCAGCGATAAGCAGATCTTTCATTGCTTCGGGTGCGGAGCGGGCGGGAACGTTTTCTCTTTTTTACGGCAGATGGAAGGCTATTCATTTACGGAAGCTGTTTCTCACCTTGCGGATAAATATCAGATTGATTTCCCTGATGATATAACGATTCACTCTGCATCCAGGCCGGAATCTTCCGGAGAGCACAAGATGGCGGAAGCTCACGAGCTCCTGAAGAAATTTTACCATCATTTGCTAATGAATACAAAGGAAGGCCAGGAAGCGTTAGATTACCTTTTATCAAGGGGTTTTACGAAAGAGCTCATAGATGAGTTTGAAATCGGCTACGCGCTGGATTCTTGGGATTTCATGACGAAGTTCTTGAAAAAGCGCGGTTTTGAGGAAGAACAGATGGAAAAAGCGGGTCTGTTGATCAGAAGGGAAGACGGCAGCGGGTATTTTGACCGTTTCAGAAACAGAATTATGTTTCCCATTCATGATCATCACGGAGCCGTGGCGGCTTTTTCAGGGAGGGCGCTCGGAAGCCAGCAGCCGAAATATATGAACAGTCCGGAAACGCCGCTGTTTCATAAATCTAAGCTGCTGTATAACTTCCATAAGGCGCGCCTGCCGATCAGGAAAGAGGAGAGAGCCGTTCTGTTTGAAGGCTTCGCGGATGTCATATCCGCCGTCAGCTCAGGCGTAAAAGAAAGCATCGCCACCATGGGGACGTCGCTCACCGAAGAGCATGTGAAAATCCTCAGAAGAAATGTTCAGGAGGTCATTCTCTGCTACGATTCGGATAAAGCCGGGTATGAGGCTACGCTGAAAGCGGCCGGCCTGCTGCAGAAAGCTGATTGTAAGGTAAGAGTATGCATGATGCCTGACGGGCTTGACCCTGATGATTATATCAGAACCCGGGGCGGAGAAAAATTCAAGACCGATATCATTGATGCAAGCGTTACGGTCATGGCCTTTAAAATGCAATATTTCCGCAAAGGGAAAAACTTATCTGATGAAGGAGACCGGCTTGCTTACATGAAAGAAGTGCTGAAAGAAATCAGCGCACTTTCCGGGTCGCTTGAGCAGGAAATGTATGTGAAGCAGCTCGCCTCCGAATTTTCTCTTTCGGTAGAATCTCTGACCGAACAGCTTTCCATCTATGCCAGACAAAACGCCCCCGGCGACAAAAACGCCGAACCGCAGACAAGACGGGCCCGGGTGACGACAAAAGCGAAACGGCGCCGTCTCCGTCCCGCCTATGAGAATGCGGAAAGGCTTCTTCTCGCTCATATGCTGAGAGACAGAAACGTCATCAAGAAAGTGATTGAACGTGTCGGCTTTGAATTTAACATTGACGGACATCGTGCGCTGGCAGCATATCTGTACGCTGTTTATGAAGAGGGCGCTGAAATGACGCCGCAGCATCTTATGGCGAGAATGCAGGATGAGGAAATCAGCCAGCTGCTTTCAGATATAGGGATGCTCCAAGTGAACGAGGAGCTCTCAGAGGCCGAGTTATCCGATTACGTAAAAAAAGTGTTGGATCACCGAAAATGGTCAATGATAAAGGAAAAAGAAGCAGAAAGAGCGGATGCAGAGCGGCAGAAAGACTTTGTGAAAGCTGCGTCTCTGGCTCAAGAAATTGTCGCATTGAACCGATCATTAAAATAA
- a CDS encoding tRNA (adenine(22)-N(1))-methyltransferase, protein MKLSKRLQSVAEYIPPGALVADIGSDHAYLPCYAVLNHLASRAIAGEITDGPFLSAKQQVEKLDLSTLISVRKGDGLSVLEKGEAGAITIAGMGGALIAHILESGKTKLTGRERLILQPNIHAVHIREWLYQEGYELIDEVILEEDGKCYEILVAETGDRDAPYRDISMAAGMLAGPFLLKEKNEVFLRKWSQELKHTEQIYEQISRSAKHENQEKLAELKERISLLKEVIGHA, encoded by the coding sequence ATGAAGTTATCTAAAAGATTGCAGTCTGTAGCGGAATATATCCCTCCGGGTGCCCTGGTTGCTGATATCGGGTCAGACCATGCGTATCTTCCTTGCTATGCCGTTTTGAATCATTTAGCGAGCCGCGCAATTGCCGGTGAAATTACAGACGGGCCGTTTCTATCCGCCAAACAGCAGGTGGAAAAACTGGACTTAAGCACTCTTATCTCCGTAAGGAAAGGTGACGGGCTGAGCGTCCTTGAAAAGGGAGAAGCGGGCGCCATTACAATTGCGGGCATGGGCGGAGCGCTGATCGCTCATATTTTGGAGTCCGGAAAAACAAAACTGACGGGGCGTGAACGGCTGATTCTGCAGCCGAATATTCATGCCGTTCATATAAGAGAGTGGCTTTATCAGGAAGGCTATGAACTGATTGATGAAGTGATCCTTGAAGAAGACGGAAAGTGTTATGAAATACTCGTCGCGGAAACCGGCGACCGTGATGCACCTTATCGGGACATCTCGATGGCTGCCGGAATGCTTGCCGGTCCGTTTTTGTTAAAAGAGAAGAATGAAGTGTTTCTTCGGAAATGGAGCCAGGAACTTAAGCATACTGAACAAATTTATGAACAGATCAGCCGCAGCGCAAAGCATGAAAACCAAGAAAAATTAGCTGAGCTGAAAGAGCGGATCTCTCTGCTGAAGGAGGTAATCGGACATGCCTAA
- the cccA gene encoding cytochrome c550 yields the protein MKWNPLIPFLLIAVLGIGLTFFLSVKGNGDAHQIASGGESKNAEKETANASPEEIYKANCITCHGENYEGVSGPNLKGVGKRKDVAAIKTRIEKGGNGMPAGLVPAEKLDDMAKWVSKIK from the coding sequence ATGAAGTGGAATCCGCTGATTCCTTTTTTGCTCATTGCAGTTCTGGGAATAGGGCTGACTTTCTTTCTGTCAGTGAAAGGAAATGGAGATGCGCATCAGATCGCAAGCGGCGGTGAAAGCAAAAATGCCGAAAAGGAAACTGCAAACGCTTCACCTGAAGAAATTTATAAAGCGAACTGCATCACCTGTCACGGGGAAAACTATGAAGGTGTCTCAGGGCCGAACTTAAAAGGCGTCGGCAAAAGAAAAGATGTCGCTGCGATTAAAACAAGAATTGAAAAGGGCGGCAACGGGATGCCTGCAGGCCTTGTTCCGGCCGAAAAGCTGGATGACATGGCAAAATGGGTTTCTAAGATTAAATAA
- the rpoD gene encoding RNA polymerase sigma factor RpoD, producing MADKQTHETETELTLDQVKDQLTETGKKRGVLTYEEIAERMSSFEIESDQMDEYYEFLGEQGVELISENEETEDPNIQQLAKAEEEFDLNDLSVPPGVKINDPVRMYLKEIGRVNLLSAKEEITYAQKIEEGDEESKRRLAEANLRLVVSIAKRYVGRGMLFLDLIQEGNMGLMKAVEKFDYRKGYKFSTYATWWIRQAITRAIADQARTIRIPVHMVETINKLIRVQRQLLQDLGREPTPEEIAEDMDLTPEKVREILKIAQEPVSLETPIGEEDDSHLGDFIEDQEATSPSDHAAYELLKEQLEDVLDTLTDREENVLRLRFGLDDGRTRTLEEVGKVFGVTRERIRQIEAKALRKLRHPSRSKRLKDFLE from the coding sequence ATGGCTGATAAACAAACCCACGAGACAGAAACAGAACTTACACTGGATCAGGTAAAAGACCAGCTGACTGAAACTGGAAAAAAACGTGGCGTTTTAACATATGAAGAAATTGCTGAACGCATGTCCAGCTTTGAAATTGAATCAGACCAAATGGATGAGTATTATGAATTTTTAGGAGAACAAGGTGTTGAATTAATTAGTGAAAATGAAGAAACAGAAGATCCTAATATTCAACAGCTTGCCAAAGCCGAAGAAGAATTTGACCTTAATGACCTCAGCGTACCGCCTGGCGTAAAGATCAATGATCCAGTCCGCATGTACCTCAAGGAAATCGGACGGGTAAATCTTCTTTCTGCTAAAGAAGAAATCACCTACGCTCAAAAAATTGAAGAGGGTGACGAGGAATCTAAACGCAGATTGGCTGAAGCAAACCTTCGTTTAGTTGTCAGCATTGCTAAACGGTATGTCGGCCGCGGCATGCTTTTCTTAGACTTAATCCAAGAAGGAAACATGGGTCTCATGAAAGCCGTCGAAAAGTTTGACTACCGTAAAGGATATAAATTCAGTACGTATGCAACTTGGTGGATCAGACAGGCGATTACACGCGCCATCGCTGACCAGGCGAGAACGATTCGTATCCCTGTTCACATGGTGGAAACCATCAACAAATTAATCCGTGTGCAGCGTCAGCTTCTTCAGGATCTGGGCAGAGAGCCGACACCGGAAGAGATTGCTGAAGACATGGATCTTACGCCTGAAAAAGTCCGTGAAATATTAAAAATTGCCCAAGAGCCTGTTTCTTTAGAAACGCCGATCGGTGAGGAAGACGATTCACATCTCGGTGATTTCATCGAAGACCAGGAAGCGACGTCTCCGTCGGATCATGCGGCATATGAGCTTTTGAAAGAACAGCTGGAAGACGTGCTGGATACGTTGACGGATCGTGAAGAAAACGTGCTGCGTCTCCGTTTCGGTCTGGATGACGGACGCACAAGAACGCTGGAAGAAGTCGGCAAAGTGTTTGGAGTAACGAGAGAGCGTATTCGCCAAATTGAAGCAAAAGCGCTTCGCAAATTGAGACATCCGAGCAGAAGCAAACGTCTGAAGGATTTTCTCGAATAG
- a CDS encoding 4-hydroxy-3-methylbut-2-enyl diphosphate reductase, with the protein MDVIKISPRGYCYGVVDAMVIAKNASLDKTLPRPIYILGMIVHNKHVTDAFEEDGIYTLDGTNRLEILKQIEKGTVIFTAHGVSPEVRKAAEEKGLVTIDATCPDVTKTHDLIRKVKAEGYHVIYIGKKGHPEPEGAVGVAPEIVHLVETEEDVRNLDIQAEKLIVTNQTTMSQWDVHDIMESVKEKYPHVEYHQEICLATQVRQEAVSEQAKKADLTIVVGDPKSNNSNRLAQVSEEIAGTKAYRIGDISELKLEWLKDVNTVAVTAGASTPTPITKEVIRFLEQFDHNDESTWQLEHNVPLKKILPKVKIKN; encoded by the coding sequence TTGGACGTTATCAAAATCTCGCCGCGCGGCTATTGTTACGGCGTTGTTGATGCCATGGTCATAGCCAAAAACGCGTCACTCGATAAAACACTGCCAAGACCTATATATATACTCGGAATGATCGTTCACAATAAGCATGTCACAGATGCGTTTGAAGAAGACGGCATTTACACGCTTGACGGCACAAACCGTCTGGAGATTTTAAAGCAGATTGAAAAAGGAACCGTTATTTTCACGGCTCACGGAGTATCTCCGGAAGTAAGAAAAGCCGCTGAGGAAAAAGGGCTTGTTACGATTGACGCCACATGCCCGGACGTCACAAAAACACATGACTTAATCCGAAAAGTAAAAGCGGAAGGCTATCACGTCATTTATATCGGCAAAAAAGGCCACCCTGAGCCTGAAGGAGCCGTCGGCGTCGCCCCTGAAATCGTTCATCTCGTTGAAACAGAGGAAGACGTGAGAAACCTCGATATTCAGGCTGAAAAATTAATCGTTACTAACCAAACGACAATGTCCCAGTGGGACGTCCATGATATTATGGAATCAGTCAAAGAAAAGTATCCGCACGTGGAATATCATCAGGAAATCTGCCTGGCCACACAGGTTCGTCAAGAAGCTGTATCAGAGCAGGCAAAAAAAGCGGACTTAACCATTGTTGTCGGCGATCCGAAAAGCAATAACTCCAACAGACTGGCTCAAGTGTCGGAAGAAATCGCCGGAACAAAAGCCTATCGCATCGGTGACATCAGTGAACTGAAGCTCGAATGGCTGAAAGACGTCAATACCGTCGCCGTTACCGCAGGCGCGTCAACACCGACACCGATTACAAAGGAAGTAATCCGCTTTTTAGAGCAGTTCGACCATAACGATGAGTCTACATGGCAGCTTGAGCACAATGTGCCGCTCAAAAAAATCCTTCCAAAAGTAAAAATAAAAAACTGA
- a CDS encoding DEAD/DEAH box helicase, producing the protein MKETKFDGYNLKPFIIDAVHRLGFYEPTDIQKRLIPAVLKNESVIGQSQTGTGKTHAYLLPILNRIDPGSDTVQAVITAPTRELANQIYQEALKITQGAEDEQIRTKCFIGGTDKQKSIDKLKTQPHLVVGTPGRIADLIKAQALNVYKAQSLVIDEADLMLDLGFLEDVDYIGSRMPEELQMLVFSATIPEKLKPFLKKYMENPKYAHVEPKRITAEKIEHVLVPSKQRDKDKLLFDMMSNLNPYLGIVFANTKNTADHIAKYLTEKGMRIGLLHGGLTPRERKKVMKQINDLEFTYVIATDLAARGIDIKGVSHVINYELPDDLDFYVHRVGRTARAGSSGQALTIYELSDEDALVRLEKMGIEFAYAELVNGEWKKGDDRHRRKKRKKTENEADQIAKRLVKKPKKVKPGYKKKMSYEMEKIRRKQRRNQSNKGK; encoded by the coding sequence ATGAAAGAAACTAAATTTGATGGATACAACTTAAAACCGTTTATTATAGATGCAGTTCACCGCCTTGGTTTTTATGAACCGACAGATATTCAAAAGAGGCTGATACCTGCTGTATTGAAAAACGAAAGCGTCATCGGGCAGTCCCAAACGGGAACGGGAAAAACCCACGCCTATTTATTGCCTATCCTGAATCGGATTGATCCGGGTTCTGATACGGTACAGGCTGTTATCACAGCGCCGACGAGAGAGCTTGCCAATCAGATTTATCAGGAAGCGCTTAAAATCACACAGGGTGCAGAAGACGAGCAGATCCGGACAAAATGCTTTATCGGCGGAACGGACAAGCAAAAATCGATTGATAAGCTGAAAACACAGCCTCATCTCGTCGTCGGAACTCCGGGCCGGATTGCGGATCTGATTAAGGCGCAGGCATTGAACGTCTATAAAGCGCAGTCTCTCGTCATTGACGAAGCTGATCTGATGCTTGATTTGGGGTTTTTGGAAGACGTTGATTACATCGGGTCGCGTATGCCGGAAGAACTTCAGATGCTTGTTTTCTCAGCTACGATTCCGGAAAAGCTGAAGCCGTTTTTGAAAAAGTATATGGAAAATCCGAAATACGCGCATGTTGAGCCGAAAAGAATCACAGCCGAAAAGATTGAACATGTTTTGGTTCCTTCTAAACAGCGTGATAAAGACAAGCTGCTTTTTGATATGATGTCTAATCTGAATCCGTATTTGGGCATTGTGTTTGCAAATACGAAAAACACTGCTGACCATATTGCGAAATACCTGACTGAAAAAGGCATGAGAATCGGCCTTCTGCACGGGGGATTAACGCCGCGTGAGCGTAAAAAGGTAATGAAGCAGATTAATGATCTGGAGTTCACTTATGTCATTGCGACAGACCTTGCGGCAAGAGGAATTGACATTAAAGGCGTAAGCCATGTCATCAACTACGAGCTTCCGGACGATCTGGATTTTTATGTTCACCGCGTAGGAAGAACAGCGCGCGCCGGCTCATCAGGCCAAGCACTGACCATTTATGAGCTTTCTGACGAAGATGCGCTCGTAAGACTCGAGAAGATGGGCATTGAGTTTGCTTATGCGGAGCTTGTAAACGGAGAATGGAAAAAAGGCGATGACCGCCACCGCCGCAAGAAACGTAAAAAGACGGAAAATGAGGCAGACCAAATTGCGAAGCGCCTTGTGAAAAAGCCGAAAAAAGTAAAACCGGGCTATAAAAAGAAAATGAGCTATGAAATGGAAAAAATCAGAAGAAAACAGAGAAGAAACCAATCTAACAAAGGGAAGTAG
- a CDS encoding Nif3-like dinuclear metal center hexameric protein, which produces MPKHVNGQEIIQLFEQFSPKAFAVEGDKIGLQIGTLNKPVKNVMVTLDVLEQTVDEAIEKKVDLIIAHHPPIFRPLKQITTDQPGGRLIEKCIKHDIAVYAAHTNLDVADGGVNDLLAEALGLTDTEVLVPTYSDPLKKLAVFVPKDYEEAVRTALGNAGAGHIGNYSHCAFSSEGIGSFKPLDGADPFIGQTGELELVHEVRLETIFPASMEKAVVKALKKSHPYEEVAYDIYPVEQSPLEKGLGRIGKLQQDMTLEEFALFVKEKFDVNGVRMVGERNSKVKKVAVLGGDGNKYIYQAKRKGADVYVTGDLYFHVAHDAMMMGLNVVDPGHYAEKIMRKGTAEKLTAMAGEKNYDVRIFASETDTNPFAFL; this is translated from the coding sequence ATGCCTAAACATGTAAACGGACAGGAAATCATCCAGCTGTTTGAACAATTTTCACCGAAGGCTTTTGCGGTGGAAGGAGACAAAATCGGTCTGCAGATCGGCACATTGAATAAGCCGGTGAAAAACGTCATGGTGACGCTGGATGTTCTGGAACAAACGGTGGATGAAGCTATTGAGAAAAAGGTTGACTTAATTATCGCTCACCATCCGCCGATTTTTCGGCCGCTTAAACAGATCACCACTGATCAGCCCGGCGGAAGACTGATTGAGAAATGTATAAAGCATGATATTGCCGTATATGCGGCTCATACGAATCTTGATGTGGCGGACGGCGGAGTTAACGATCTGCTTGCGGAAGCTCTCGGCCTGACAGATACGGAAGTGCTCGTCCCGACATATTCGGACCCGCTGAAAAAGCTTGCCGTGTTTGTCCCGAAAGACTATGAAGAAGCTGTCAGAACCGCACTTGGCAATGCAGGAGCGGGACATATCGGCAATTACAGCCATTGCGCGTTTTCTTCTGAGGGAATCGGCAGCTTTAAGCCTCTGGACGGAGCGGACCCGTTTATCGGACAGACGGGAGAATTGGAACTCGTTCATGAAGTGAGACTTGAGACCATTTTTCCGGCAAGTATGGAGAAAGCCGTCGTAAAAGCGCTGAAAAAAAGCCATCCGTATGAAGAGGTGGCGTATGATATTTATCCGGTGGAGCAGTCTCCGCTTGAAAAAGGGCTCGGCCGCATCGGAAAACTTCAGCAGGACATGACGCTTGAAGAGTTTGCGCTGTTTGTAAAAGAGAAGTTTGACGTTAACGGAGTCCGGATGGTCGGAGAGCGAAACAGCAAGGTGAAAAAAGTCGCAGTGCTTGGCGGAGACGGAAATAAATATATTTATCAGGCAAAGCGGAAGGGTGCAGATGTTTATGTGACGGGCGACCTTTATTTTCATGTAGCGCATGACGCGATGATGATGGGGTTAAACGTCGTGGATCCTGGGCATTACGCTGAAAAGATCATGAGAAAAGGCACAGCAGAGAAGCTTACGGCAATGGCCGGAGAGAAAAACTATGACGTGCGTATTTTCGCTTCCGAAACAGATACAAATCCATTTGCCTTCTTATAA
- a CDS encoding YaiI/YqxD family protein, translating to MEGWRISLLNEKEKTIFVDADACPVKEEILLIASQFSVRVIFVASFEHYQLSRSKNENWIYVDPHKEAADLYIANHVRSGDIVVTQDIGLASLLLNRNIAVLSERGRSYTEDTIDFALMSRHMSGKMRRSGIHSKGPKKLNKEDRNRFVTLLKKILSNDEGISNQNIE from the coding sequence ATGGAGGGATGGAGAATTAGTCTTCTAAATGAAAAAGAAAAGACGATTTTTGTCGATGCAGACGCATGCCCCGTAAAAGAGGAAATATTGCTCATTGCATCGCAATTCAGCGTTCGGGTTATTTTCGTCGCATCATTTGAACACTACCAGCTTTCCAGAAGCAAAAACGAGAACTGGATATACGTTGATCCTCATAAAGAAGCGGCAGATTTATATATCGCAAACCATGTGAGATCGGGAGACATCGTAGTCACGCAGGATATCGGTTTGGCATCCCTTTTGCTGAACAGAAATATTGCCGTCTTATCGGAAAGGGGCCGTTCTTATACCGAAGACACGATTGACTTCGCTCTGATGAGCCGTCATATGTCGGGCAAAATGAGAAGAAGCGGCATCCATTCCAAAGGACCTAAAAAATTAAATAAAGAAGATCGGAATCGATTTGTTACCCTGCTTAAAAAAATCCTGTCGAATGATGAAGGGATTTCAAATCAAAACATCGAATAA
- the vrrA gene encoding VrrA/YqfQ family protein: MFPQQPMRNMAQQGRPLMNPRMMMGGRPSLPGRQLMQQGRQLFPQQQIAGAGLRNAGTGGGGLKGMLSRFLPGSGGSAAASAPTAASGGAGAGLQGLQGIQSLASPASLSSMLGNVQKVLGVAQQVTPMIQQYGPLVRNLPAMMKLYSQLSSNDDETEDKDENKSDETKETDEQDKKDEAEKTDETEDENKSDASSKTSKKTSEKASASKEKDDAEAKSEERPRPKRTSGRSKPKLYI, translated from the coding sequence ATGTTTCCACAGCAGCCGATGAGAAATATGGCGCAGCAGGGCCGGCCGTTGATGAATCCGCGTATGATGATGGGAGGCAGACCGTCATTGCCGGGCCGGCAGCTGATGCAGCAGGGCCGGCAGTTATTCCCTCAGCAGCAGATTGCAGGAGCAGGCCTGAGAAACGCAGGCACAGGCGGAGGGGGCTTAAAAGGAATGCTTTCCCGTTTTTTACCCGGTTCAGGAGGAAGCGCTGCCGCGTCCGCTCCGACAGCGGCCAGCGGAGGAGCAGGCGCCGGACTGCAGGGATTGCAGGGGATTCAGAGTCTGGCAAGTCCGGCATCCCTGTCGAGCATGCTCGGCAACGTCCAGAAGGTGCTGGGCGTGGCGCAGCAGGTTACGCCGATGATCCAGCAGTACGGCCCTTTAGTACGGAATCTGCCCGCCATGATGAAGCTTTACAGTCAGTTAAGCAGCAACGATGATGAGACAGAAGATAAAGATGAGAATAAATCTGACGAGACAAAAGAAACAGACGAACAAGACAAAAAGGATGAAGCTGAAAAAACAGACGAAACAGAAGATGAAAACAAATCAGACGCCTCGTCTAAAACGTCAAAGAAAACGTCTGAAAAAGCATCCGCTTCAAAAGAAAAAGATGACGCTGAAGCAAAATCAGAAGAACGGCCGCGTCCAAAAAGAACATCGGGCAGATCAAAACCGAAATTATATATTTAA
- a CDS encoding pyruvate, water dikinase regulatory protein, whose translation MDNRIIYVVSDSVGETAELVVKASLSQFNGSADDTHIRRIPYVEDIGTINEVVSLAKADGGIICFTLVVPEIRKYLVEQAEKANVLYYDIIGPLIDKMETAYGLTAKYEPGRVRQLDEDYFKKVEAIEFAVKYDDGRDPRGILKADIILLGVSRTSKTPLSQYLAHKRLKVANVPIVPEVDPPEELFSVDPKKCIGLKISPDKLNHIRKERLKSLGLNDKAIYANINRIKEELEYFEKIVARIGCQVVDVSNKAVEETANIIHHLKTKGR comes from the coding sequence AACGGCTCAGCCGATGATACGCATATCAGAAGAATACCTTACGTGGAAGATATCGGCACCATCAATGAAGTCGTGTCTCTCGCCAAAGCGGACGGCGGCATTATTTGTTTTACGCTCGTTGTTCCTGAAATCCGCAAATACTTAGTTGAACAAGCGGAAAAAGCGAATGTGCTGTATTACGATATTATCGGTCCGCTCATCGATAAAATGGAAACGGCCTACGGTCTGACGGCGAAATATGAACCGGGCCGCGTCCGCCAGCTTGATGAAGATTATTTCAAAAAGGTCGAGGCGATCGAGTTTGCCGTCAAATATGACGATGGCAGGGACCCAAGAGGCATTTTAAAAGCCGATATCATCCTGCTCGGAGTATCCAGAACGTCTAAAACCCCATTATCTCAATATCTTGCCCATAAGCGTCTGAAAGTGGCCAACGTGCCGATCGTTCCTGAAGTCGATCCGCCGGAAGAACTGTTCAGCGTTGATCCGAAAAAATGCATCGGTTTAAAAATCAGTCCTGATAAACTGAACCATATTCGAAAAGAACGGTTAAAATCTCTCGGCTTAAACGACAAAGCCATTTACGCCAACATCAACAGAATTAAAGAAGAGCTGGAGTATTTCGAGAAAATCGTGGCCCGGATCGGCTGCCAAGTCGTTGATGTTTCGAATAAAGCGGTCGAGGAAACAGCGAACATCATTCATCATCTAAAAACAAAGGGCCGATAA